A region from the Methylocella sp. genome encodes:
- the ftsH gene encoding ATP-dependent zinc metalloprotease FtsH gives MNPNFRNFALWVIIILLVVALVMLFQNPGQRAASQDITFSQLLTEVDQGHVREVTIAGNEITGHFSDNRAFATYAPNDPTLVQSLYKKNVSISAKPPSDGNNWLLTLLVNGLPLLAIFGVWIFLSRQMQGAGGKAMGFGKSKAKLLTEAHGRVTFEDVAGVDEAKEDLQEIVEFLRDPQRFQRLGGRIPRGVLLIGPPGTGKTLLARAIAGEANVPFFTISGSDFVEMFVGVGASRVRDMFEQAKKNAPCIIFIDEIDAVGRHRGAGLGGGNDEREQTLNQLLVEMDGFEANESIILIAATNRPDVLDPALLRPGRFDRQIVVPNPDVVGRERILKVHVRKVPLAPDVELKIVARGTPGFSGADLMNLVNEAALLAARRGKRVVTMAEFEDSKDKIMMGAERRTMVMTEQEKMLTAYHEGGHAIVALNVPATDPVHKATIIPRGRALGMVMQLPERDKLSTSYEQMTSRLAVCMGGRVAEELVFGKDQVTSGAQSDIEQATKLARAMVTRWGFSDQLGTVMYGENQEEVFLGYSMGKQQTISEETARKIDSEVRRLVELGLSEARRIITEKRNDLEMLAKGLLEYETLSGDEIIGLLQGRKPVRENPEDSAPLRGSPVPTAGVGLRPKSGPGPEPGGLEPQPQA, from the coding sequence ATGAATCCGAATTTTCGAAATTTCGCGCTGTGGGTGATCATAATCCTGCTCGTCGTGGCGCTCGTCATGCTGTTCCAGAATCCTGGGCAGCGCGCGGCTTCGCAAGACATTACGTTCAGCCAGCTTCTGACCGAGGTGGATCAGGGCCATGTTCGCGAAGTGACCATCGCCGGCAATGAGATCACCGGCCATTTCTCTGACAACCGCGCTTTTGCGACCTACGCGCCGAATGATCCGACGCTGGTCCAGAGCCTCTACAAGAAAAATGTGTCCATTTCGGCGAAACCGCCGTCCGACGGCAATAATTGGCTGCTGACGCTCCTCGTCAATGGTCTGCCTCTGCTCGCCATATTCGGCGTGTGGATTTTTCTGTCGCGACAGATGCAAGGGGCCGGCGGCAAAGCCATGGGATTTGGCAAGTCTAAGGCGAAGCTTCTGACCGAGGCGCATGGGCGCGTCACATTTGAAGATGTCGCCGGCGTCGACGAGGCCAAGGAAGATCTACAGGAAATCGTAGAGTTTCTACGCGATCCGCAGCGTTTCCAGCGGCTTGGCGGGCGCATTCCGCGCGGCGTGCTGCTCATTGGTCCGCCCGGCACTGGCAAGACCTTGCTGGCGCGCGCCATCGCGGGCGAAGCCAACGTCCCCTTCTTCACCATTTCGGGTTCGGATTTCGTTGAAATGTTCGTCGGCGTCGGCGCAAGCCGCGTCCGCGATATGTTCGAACAGGCCAAGAAGAACGCGCCCTGCATCATCTTCATCGACGAAATCGACGCCGTCGGCCGCCATCGCGGCGCGGGTCTTGGCGGCGGCAATGACGAGCGCGAGCAGACCTTGAATCAGCTGCTCGTCGAGATGGACGGTTTCGAAGCCAATGAGAGCATTATTCTCATCGCCGCGACCAACCGTCCTGACGTGCTCGATCCAGCTTTGCTGCGGCCGGGCCGCTTCGATCGCCAGATCGTCGTGCCGAATCCCGACGTCGTTGGACGCGAGCGCATTCTGAAGGTGCATGTTCGCAAGGTTCCGCTGGCTCCCGATGTCGAATTGAAAATCGTCGCGCGCGGCACACCCGGCTTTTCGGGCGCCGATCTGATGAATCTCGTCAATGAGGCGGCGTTGCTCGCGGCCCGCCGCGGCAAGCGCGTCGTCACCATGGCCGAGTTCGAGGATTCGAAGGACAAGATCATGATGGGCGCTGAGCGGCGCACCATGGTGATGACCGAACAAGAGAAAATGCTGACCGCCTATCATGAGGGCGGCCACGCGATCGTCGCGCTCAATGTTCCGGCGACCGATCCAGTGCATAAAGCGACGATCATTCCGCGTGGACGCGCGCTTGGCATGGTTATGCAGCTTCCCGAACGCGACAAGCTTTCGACGAGCTACGAACAGATGACCTCGCGACTCGCCGTGTGCATGGGCGGCCGCGTCGCCGAGGAGCTCGTGTTCGGCAAGGACCAAGTCACATCAGGGGCGCAATCGGACATCGAGCAGGCGACCAAACTGGCGCGCGCGATGGTCACCCGCTGGGGCTTTTCGGATCAGCTCGGCACGGTCATGTATGGCGAGAACCAGGAAGAGGTTTTCCTCGGCTATTCGATGGGCAAGCAGCAGACCATCTCTGAAGAGACGGCCCGCAAGATTGACTCGGAAGTGCGTCGTCTGGTCGAGTTGGGCCTTTCGGAAGCAAGACGGATCATCACCGAGAAGCGCAACGATCTCGAAATGCTCGCAAAGGGTCTGCTTGAATACGAGACTCTGTCCGGCGATGAAATCATCGGTCTTCTGCAGGGTCGCAAGCCCGTTCGAGAGAATCCCGAGGACTCGGCGCCCTTGCGTGGGTCGCCTGTGCCTACAGCCGGAGTTGGTCTGCGGCCGAAATCGGGTCCGGGCCCTGAGCCGGGCGGCCTTGAGCCTCAACCGCAGGCTTGA
- a CDS encoding M20 family metallo-hydrolase: MQNLTIDAARLWDDLHETAKFGACAGGGINRLALTDDDKNVRDWFRKAAEALGCSVTVDEVGNMFARRPGKRADLAPIAIGSHLDTQPTGGKFDGILGVLAGLEILRTLENAGYLTNAPLEVINWSNEEGARFAPAMLASGVFAGVFTPDYAWSRKDRDGLSFGEELARIGYKGIEKAGGHRLSAVFELHIEQGPILEAENVAIGLVTGVQAVRWYDVTLTGRTGHTGATPMSMRTNALLGAARLVEAVDRIAHDHGPKAVASVGRLENSPNSRNVIPGEVFLTVDLRHPDDSVLTSMADAFSANLVRIAAEIGLEHSVEPVWNSPAVKFSPELMACVETGANRAGLNHRRLVSGAAHDAAYLNRIAPTTMIFVPCLGGVSHNVNESTSREECAAGAQVLLNAVLAFDDAL; this comes from the coding sequence ATGCAAAACCTCACAATCGATGCGGCGCGGCTCTGGGACGACCTGCATGAGACGGCAAAGTTTGGCGCCTGCGCTGGCGGAGGCATCAACAGGCTCGCGCTGACCGATGACGACAAAAACGTAAGGGACTGGTTCAGGAAAGCAGCAGAAGCGCTCGGGTGCAGCGTGACGGTCGACGAGGTTGGCAACATGTTCGCCCGGCGTCCCGGCAAGAGGGCCGACTTAGCCCCGATTGCAATCGGCAGCCATCTTGACACTCAGCCGACAGGCGGGAAGTTCGACGGCATTCTCGGCGTGCTCGCTGGACTGGAAATCCTCCGCACCTTGGAGAACGCCGGCTACCTGACCAACGCCCCGCTGGAGGTAATCAACTGGAGCAATGAGGAAGGCGCCCGTTTTGCGCCGGCGATGCTGGCCTCCGGGGTGTTCGCGGGCGTTTTCACGCCGGATTATGCATGGTCCCGCAAAGACCGCGACGGGTTAAGTTTTGGCGAGGAGCTGGCGCGCATCGGCTACAAGGGGATTGAGAAGGCTGGCGGCCATCGATTGAGCGCAGTCTTTGAACTGCACATCGAGCAAGGCCCAATCCTTGAGGCCGAGAACGTCGCGATAGGGCTTGTCACCGGCGTGCAGGCCGTGCGCTGGTACGACGTGACTCTCACTGGTCGGACGGGTCATACGGGCGCGACGCCGATGTCCATGAGGACCAACGCGCTCTTGGGCGCAGCCCGACTCGTCGAGGCCGTAGACCGCATCGCTCACGACCATGGCCCCAAGGCGGTCGCCTCGGTTGGGCGATTGGAGAATTCCCCAAATTCCCGCAACGTTATTCCCGGAGAAGTCTTTCTCACCGTCGATCTTCGACATCCGGATGACTCTGTGCTGACATCCATGGCTGACGCCTTCAGCGCCAACCTCGTTCGAATTGCCGCCGAGATCGGCCTCGAGCATTCTGTCGAGCCTGTCTGGAATTCACCGGCGGTAAAATTCTCCCCCGAGCTGATGGCCTGCGTTGAGACCGGCGCGAACCGGGCTGGGCTCAACCACCGCAGACTGGTGTCTGGCGCCGCGCATGATGCGGCCTACCTCAACCGCATCGCTCCAACGACGATGATCTTTGTGCCCTGCCTTGGCGGCGTCAGCCACAATGTGAATGAGTCGACCTCGCGCGAGGAATGCGCCGCGGGGGCGCAGGTATTGCTCAATGCGGTTCTCGCGTTCGACGACGCGCTTTAG
- the tilS gene encoding tRNA lysidine(34) synthetase TilS has product MLIAENHEAGIDLVQADAGCALSANRAALFSPEAIARLFSSWETAQKILLAVSGGPDSIALMLLAAEWAGSRSQRIYVATVDHRLRKDSAFEAEQVAAWAAALGLPHATLVWVGSRPKSKIQELAREARYDLLLRHAAIVGADIVATAHHADDQAETILFRLLRGSGIGGLSGMTPALKRGEITLSRPLLQRSKIELIAICRAKAHSFISDPSNHNPAYARTRMRSLGALLAEHGLDSEALLRLGRRAARAEASLVEQARAVSAALPAKRDTNCFSADISPLVDQPEEVFLRFLGQEIAALGDPTRALRLERLETLTLAMRQALRAGAPLAATMGGTALQLGRGGVLTIRTEQPRRRGRANLQMPDDGL; this is encoded by the coding sequence ATGTTGATCGCCGAAAACCACGAGGCCGGAATTGATCTCGTCCAGGCGGACGCGGGCTGCGCTCTATCGGCCAACCGCGCCGCATTATTTTCGCCGGAGGCGATCGCGCGGCTGTTCAGCTCTTGGGAAACCGCGCAAAAAATTCTTCTCGCCGTGTCGGGCGGCCCCGATTCCATCGCCTTGATGCTGCTGGCCGCGGAATGGGCGGGCAGCAGAAGCCAGCGCATCTACGTCGCCACTGTGGATCATCGTCTGCGCAAGGATTCAGCGTTCGAGGCGGAACAGGTCGCCGCATGGGCCGCCGCGCTGGGCCTCCCGCACGCTACCCTTGTCTGGGTTGGTTCGCGGCCCAAATCAAAAATCCAGGAATTGGCGCGCGAGGCTCGCTATGACCTTCTGCTTCGCCATGCCGCCATCGTCGGCGCCGATATTGTGGCGACTGCGCATCATGCCGACGATCAAGCAGAAACGATCCTGTTTCGTCTGCTCCGGGGAAGCGGGATTGGCGGATTGTCCGGCATGACCCCCGCCCTGAAGCGCGGGGAAATCACCCTTTCCCGGCCTTTGCTGCAGCGCAGCAAAATAGAGCTGATCGCTATTTGCCGCGCCAAGGCGCATTCGTTTATCTCCGACCCTTCCAACCACAATCCGGCCTATGCCCGAACCCGTATGCGCTCCCTTGGAGCATTGCTCGCGGAACATGGTCTCGACAGCGAGGCTCTGCTGCGGCTTGGTCGCCGCGCCGCTAGAGCTGAGGCTTCTCTCGTCGAGCAAGCGAGAGCCGTAAGCGCCGCGCTCCCCGCCAAGCGCGATACAAATTGCTTCTCGGCCGATATTTCGCCCCTCGTGGATCAGCCCGAGGAAGTTTTTTTGCGCTTTCTCGGCCAAGAAATCGCCGCGCTCGGCGATCCGACCCGCGCCTTGCGCCTCGAGCGCCTGGAGACCCTGACGCTCGCCATGCGGCAGGCGCTCCGCGCCGGCGCCCCTCTGGCGGCGACGATGGGCGGGACGGCGCTTCAACTTGGTCGCGGAGGGGTTTTGACAATCCGAACGGAACAGCCGCGACGGCGAGGCAGAGCAAATTTGCAAATGCCGGACGATGGCTTGTAA